The Arachis duranensis cultivar V14167 chromosome 9, aradu.V14167.gnm2.J7QH, whole genome shotgun sequence genomic sequence CTTCATCGCAAAGCTTTTGAAATTTGATACTGTCTCCAATGAGGTGCAGTTAGGGGCATAGAATTCCTTGATGAAAGACGGAAGCTCCGGTAGGCTCAGAAGCTCCCTGCAATTCTTTAACGATAGAATCTCAAGCGCTAAAAGATGTTTGATGCTTGTAGGCAAACTCCTCACACTGCTTCCATCTAGCCTTAACTCTTGTAGTTTCGATAAAGCGCCAATGTTGTCGGGAAATTCAGACAAATTAGCACAATCCTTCAGATGAAGTATCTGTAGAGATCTCAAGCCATCAAACAGCACATGCAGTTGCTGCTTGTCAATTACTAGTCCACTGTAAGAAAGCTTTAACTCCTTGAGTGATGTCAAGAAACATAACTCCTTTTGAAGTTGCTTAAGCTTCAAACCTTCTAAATTGAGCCATATAAGATTAGGTAGATTCCCAATTGATGTGTCTAGCGTCTCAATTTCTGTGTTGCTTAAATCCAAGTTCTCAATTAAATCAGATGACACTTCAAATTCCTTGAGACTTGAGCACCCACTGACACTAATATTCTTCAGAGATTTTAAATGCTTTTCACCTTTCACAGTCCCCAGATTTGTACACATATCTAGTATCAAAGTGGCAAGTGTATCAGAGGACAAAATAGATGAATGAAGAGCACACAAACTCTCACAACCTGATAGATTCACCCATTTAAGTCTTGACGCCTTCGACAAATCCGGAAGCATTATCAAATGTTTGCAATCACTTAGGTCAATGCCCTCTAAATTATCAAGTTCCTACAACAAGACATTATAGTGGAAAGTAAGTCTTCAAATTTGAATAGACATAAGAAAAAAGAGCTTAGGTATATGTATATATCCTTACCTGTTTTCCCCTCCAAAGTTGTTCGACACGACTGTGCGGCATGCGAATTTCAACAAGCAACTTAGCATGAAAAGTTGAAGGAAGAGACTCTAAAGGATATCCATTCCACTCAAAGTACCTCAGTTTATTGGAAAATGACTTAAGAGCTCTTGGAAGGTACACATGGCCAGGACTCTGACCCAAGGGGATATAGAATCTTAGAAATCTCATGTTATTCATCTTGTTGAATGTGTCAACACTCAAATGAATATCTTTGATTAGAGATAAATCTAACGTTATGCCTTCAACTGCATCAGTCCCCTGCAAAAAAAGGTGATGGAATCACATTAGCAACAGTTTCCAACTGAACGCATGTCTAAAAGAAGTTGTGTACATTTTCTTACCTTATTATCTTTAAGTACAGCACGAACTTCAGTATCCCTCAATCGACTTCGTCTTGCAAAGTCTCCGCTACATTCTCTACGCACTATGTCAAAACCCATTTTTTGTAGCAGTTCATGCATTTCTATTGTGTTGTTATATGAAATGGTTATCAAAGCTTTATCTTCAAGAACATCTATTCCACTACTTGCTTCAAATCCACAGGCATCTAGTATGCTTATGACATGATCTTTCTCTTCTCcattgaaaaaaaatgcaatgTCCAAGAATATCTTCTTCTCTAGATCATCCAATCCATCATAGCTTACCTTCAACAAATTTACAATCGTCTCATTGGGATACTTGTTGAGTTTTCTCAAAGTACTTTCCCAAAATTTGATACTTTTCGAACGAAGATACGAACCCAAAACTTTCAAAGCTAAGGGAATGCCTCCAGCATACTTAACTGCCATTGCGGCGAGATCTTCATAACCCCTTTGAGGATGAGTTTCCTTGAAGGCTTCCAGGCTAAAAAGCTGTAGAGATTCAGATGCTTTCCATTTCTCAACCTTATATATCCAATCAACTCTTCCAGCAAGCAATTGCCTATTTCTTGTAGTTATGATGAGTCGACTATCTTCACTTAGATCTCGAAAATCTCTACACAAATGTTCCAATTGATCAAGACTATCCACATCATCTAGCACAATGAGGACCTTTTTGTTATTAAGCCTCTTCATGTCGAATGCGAGTCCTACCAGGTTAGATGTGGAAATTTCTTCCTTTAACAGCTCGAACAGAAGCCTATCAACTGAGATTTCTTTCACCACAAAGCACACATTGTCATACTGAGGAAACAGTTTGGCAAACAACACTTTTGCAATGGTTGTCTTACCTATTCCACCCATGCCCCAAATTCCAATTATTCGAACTCTTTTCATTAACAATTCGACATTTCTGCAGATTTCTTCAGTTCCAACAAGGCCTTTTAGTTCAATAGGGTGCCTCAAGTAACGCTTTTGCAGTACATCATTAACCACGTTTGCAATCAGTTGAGAATCGTCCCTGCAAAAATGATGGGGAAAAGAGATGTAAGGAAgtataaactaaataaattcaTCACAAATATGAAAACTAAGTACAGAAACTATGAATTTATTTGGCTTTTTTTACCATTCAtaattaacaaagaaaataagagtTCATTTACCATTTCTTTCTTACCTTTTATCCAAGTTtatatgcatttaaattttGCATGACTGAAATATACATTAATCAATAGAAATCTATCATTTCAAAGCATTTCTCTTAATATATTATAACTGTGTTATGAAGTGAGTGTTACGTGTGCTCTAAGCCTCTAACACTTCAGATAGTGTTTGGTACTTATGTAAAAGTGAAACATTCACATCATGGCAAAATGTTCTTTTTAAAGAGAACTACAAAAGCCAATACTGAGAAAGATTTCTTCATTGATATGGATACTTGATATTTGTCTTCTCTGAAAGATTATGGATATTTGATAAAATGGTCCAACCATAACTTAAATGTCAAACACATGTTCAAGACCATAGAGACTTTAGTTcttatatgatatattttgtcaACGCCAAAATATTTCCGGTACCATTTTAGATGTTTACTTGAATTTATGTAACTTACTTGTGGTTCCGAGAGTCCCACCCAGAAATATTGGCAGCTTCAGTGAGAGCAGCTTTCCaattctctactttgtgtttgttGGAATCACTGTATCTTCCCTCTGCACAAAGATCACGCTCATGTTTTGCAAATGCCTTCCCATAACTCCCACTTTGCTTTCTTATATGTGATGGATCTGTTTCATAGAACACTGGAATAACAACCTGGCCAAAATCCTTTCTGCATTGGAGAATCTTGACAAGTTCCTCCAAGCACCATTTTGAAGAAGCATAGTTCTCTGAGAAAACCACAACCGATACATGCGAGTTCTCGATCGCTTTGGCCAGTGGTGGCCAAACATCTTCTCCTCTGTTGAGTTGATAATCTATGTAAGTTCTGATTGACTTTTGATCAAGAGCAGTGTAAAGATGGCTAGTGAAGTTTGTGCGTGTGTCCTCGCCTCTGAAGCTAAGAAAAACATCATATTTCTTGGTTGAGCAAGACATATCCGAATTGGTTAAGAAAGTTTAGTGCAGAAGATAATTAGAACAAGTGCAGAGTATGTGTGTGTTCATGGCCAACCTAATCACTTGGCTTagattgaattatatatataaagcacCTAATATGAACTTGATAATCTTTTTTCCTTTATTATTCACCTGCATCCTTTGACTTGAAAGAGTGCAATCAATATTCAATATGACTAAGTCCACCATTCAAAACGGGTCCATTGCGCTTTAATACAAAGACTTTTTAGAGTAGGGGCTCAACCGAATTTATCTGAGGTGTTTGCTTTTCTGTGGAGTTATGAGATATTCGGATGCTGACAAGAAAATTTTGGAAAGATATTATCGACAAATCGtttttaaataacttaaaaatgtaaatttttttttataaataattaaacaaaatttatatttaataaataatttattcatttaatctgaatttttatgacaatatttaaataaatatttagatgtaaaaaaatattcgaaataaaatttaatctttcgactttttctttttatttttcaaaaatatgtggtcattcacaataaaaaatatttttataaaaattcacttgatataaaattactaaattttaaggataaaaagatcttattttctattaatacTGACAAAAAATCACATCAAAATATGATCATTAAagtctttttttataatatatatttaatatttaattttttttgttgtgcttttaaattttttcggACTTATttgttattagtattttttgagattatttttattagcaATGTGAATTTTTTAATACTATTTTACTAGTTTACTCTTTTTGCTCCCCTAAACTTTGGTGTCTaatttgtaagaaaaaaaaaacctaaaaagtcaacatttaaattaaaagttacaaaaacaaataaattttgagTATTTGACATTttctttaaaagataaattaaatgcAATTGAAACATAAAGTAGTAATTAAATATgtcatgattattattattcaattaaaacataaaatactaattaaatacaataaatatataaattaaaaatgctTAATGCATCAAAGTTAAATTTAAACTAAAGTGAGACATGTGCATTATGCAagagataaattaattatactatataatttattcttgtCTTAACCTGCGTCtttgtagttatttttttaaagtttgtctgtaaaaataaaattttttcagtcacttaaaaaaataaattgattagatgatatgtaaattaatattaaatttgaagtgttatatattaaaaatattttgttgtataattctatataattattcaactaAATTGTGATACAAATTTGAATATAGTTTATTGTTTTAggaatttgaattgatttattttaaaaaaagacataaaattttgttatattaaaattatatatagttatatatttgTTTGTTGTTTCTATTTCTATATCTACTTTAATTGTTATGCTTTGTCTTTTATGTGATGTTTAGtttgcaaaaaattaaagaaaaagttgGAAGAAACATAAATGAGaatgaaaatactaaatatgtaatcaaaaaattataaaataattttataatcatgATAATTCAGTGAAAAAGATGTTgtgtcaaatttaaatttatttataaaaattttttgtaattgacatgagagattaaaaaatatagtaaaaacaGTAGGAATTAAATAGGTGACACATATATATGTTTGATCTActcaccaaaaaaatatatatgtttgatcttctactattttcttaatttaatgctaatagatttgaattttttaaattttatattttactttacagaataaaatataatttcttaatatttattttataagtaagataaaaaaatataaaaacatatttaaaaataaaaaattacattttattttttaaaataaaaatttaaaatttaaaagataatagTGGCCGTCTCATCTTCTTAGCAGTGCTATTCATAATACTAGtctttcctttgttattttttttaggtgaCTTCCTTTTGTTTTGGTGACTATCTTTCCTTTGTTATTTAGTTACATTTagagaaaaattcaaaatagcCCCTGACAATTATCTCAAAAGACAACGAGATCATGAGGTTCTTGCTAATTGGCACAAAGACTAATcagtcccaaaaaaaaaagatcaggAACcgaattgaatatttttttttttgaggccTCGTTATCCTTTTGAGATAATTGTCAGggccggatattcactcttacATTTATGTATGGTTGCTGGATGTCCTTAATGGAAATGTCTTTTTCAAGGGAATCATGTTTTTGGAATGCTATTCCCACGTAAACCTTTTGTGAGTCGAGTTGC encodes the following:
- the LOC107464319 gene encoding disease resistance protein TAO1-like; this encodes MSCSTKKYDVFLSFRGEDTRTNFTSHLYTALDQKSIRTYIDYQLNRGEDVWPPLAKAIENSHVSVVVFSENYASSKWCLEELVKILQCRKDFGQVVIPVFYETDPSHIRKQSGSYGKAFAKHERDLCAEGRYSDSNKHKVENWKAALTEAANISGWDSRNHKDDSQLIANVVNDVLQKRYLRHPIELKGLVGTEEICRNVELLMKRVRIIGIWGMGGIGKTTIAKVLFAKLFPQYDNVCFVVKEISVDRLLFELLKEEISTSNLVGLAFDMKRLNNKKVLIVLDDVDSLDQLEHLCRDFRDLSEDSRLIITTRNRQLLAGRVDWIYKVEKWKASESLQLFSLEAFKETHPQRGYEDLAAMAVKYAGGIPLALKVLGSYLRSKSIKFWESTLRKLNKYPNETIVNLLKVSYDGLDDLEKKIFLDIAFFFNGEEKDHVISILDACGFEASSGIDVLEDKALITISYNNTIEMHELLQKMGFDIVRRECSGDFARRSRLRDTEVRAVLKDNKGTDAVEGITLDLSLIKDIHLSVDTFNKMNNMRFLRFYIPLGQSPGHVYLPRALKSFSNKLRYFEWNGYPLESLPSTFHAKLLVEIRMPHSRVEQLWRGKQELDNLEGIDLSDCKHLIMLPDLSKASRLKWVNLSGCESLCALHSSILSSDTLATLILDMCTNLGTVKGEKHLKSLKNISVSGCSSLKEFEVSSDLIENLDLSNTEIETLDTSIGNLPNLIWLNLEGLKLKQLQKELCFLTSLKELKLSYSGLVIDKQQLHVLFDGLRSLQILHLKDCANLSEFPDNIGALSKLQELRLDGSSVRSLPTSIKHLLALEILSLKNCRELLSLPELPSFIKEFYAPNCTSLETVSNFKSFAMKMVGKTKHISFKNSLKLNGNSLYSIMESLHLTMLSAAFHNVLVRRFHVAIHSYNYNCMDACLPGSRVPEQFTFRITNSSSITVHLPTCSNLLGFIYCVVLSPSNGMKQCGAKIQCECNLAGGLKATWQDKAVSELNSYHVYLLYDPFHCDNILRFYEPKVYFEFSVTADTGEVDGSIAIQECGVHLISDSELQCVLPELEMDLDKRKDLEKGSPSPSSLNPSTPTRMESNCKKIKNGDRKGLEENNSESTKAVKSKGNEERPIDFDAGLDLLVNSDSASKEYAPEDMPLQNFYDQPNTTGGSKHYKENPMLLRRQLLVHPEINDLTVEKPNQERKKERMGLDKPKVEDEPDEDPLAELESILLGRQKSLLKPACSASDVAIREALHNLECILEKSLENILGDIELQHKLQISLQCIEQASDEEVSPSITKLVKSMTSSVEDLIKSFASTQKVVEDHTSRLEQKEKLVQKMLDARKQQELVKERMKQYKIQAESVEREVEDLDEQIRFLVEQRKIIQMKRTKLNKDLEECDGKRRKLTDEAKDWVAESKELMLAINNSEVSYASAISKQEKLNEKWEGFRESFSQKKLKPYPRIML